In the Pseudomonas sp. ADAK2 genome, one interval contains:
- a CDS encoding PilZ domain-containing protein, translated as MSQTDRDYSEKRDFIRMRVDADVSLIHEGDEVPAVCIDLSSSGMQVEAPRLFKVGDRLSVRIDSDHAALKGLEADTEVVWVKEQDGENQKLGLTILKMK; from the coding sequence ATGAGTCAAACCGATCGGGACTACAGCGAAAAGCGCGATTTCATCCGCATGCGAGTCGATGCCGATGTGTCGCTGATTCACGAGGGCGATGAGGTGCCAGCCGTCTGCATCGACCTTTCCAGCAGTGGCATGCAGGTGGAGGCACCGCGTTTGTTCAAGGTCGGGGACCGGCTCAGCGTGCGCATCGATTCCGATCATGCGGCCCTCAAAGGGTTGGAGGCCGATACTGAAGTGGTGTGGGTGAAGGAGCAGGACGGCGAAAACCAGAAACTCGGGCTTACAATCTTGAAAATGAAATAA
- a CDS encoding MlaA family lipoprotein: MRWSNQLAQLCMCASVLLVPFVAQAASEDDPWESVNRPIYQFNDFVDTYALKPIAQGYEFVTPQFLEDGIHNMFRNVGDVTNLANNVLQAKPAAAGVDTARLIFNTTFGLLGFFDVGTKMGLQRSDEDFGQTLGYWGVGSGPYVMLPLLGPSTLRDAPSKFVDGYTGPYRYINDVPVRNSIFGLNIVDTRASLLSAEKLINGDKYIFIRNAYLQNREFKVKDGQVEDDF; this comes from the coding sequence ATGCGCTGGAGCAATCAACTCGCTCAGCTATGTATGTGTGCCAGCGTGTTGCTGGTTCCGTTTGTTGCCCAGGCAGCTTCGGAAGATGATCCTTGGGAAAGCGTCAACCGCCCGATTTATCAGTTCAATGATTTTGTCGATACCTACGCGCTGAAGCCTATTGCCCAGGGCTATGAGTTCGTGACGCCGCAGTTCCTGGAAGACGGCATTCACAACATGTTCCGCAACGTCGGGGATGTCACCAACCTGGCCAACAACGTCTTGCAGGCCAAACCGGCTGCCGCGGGCGTTGATACTGCTCGGCTCATTTTCAACACCACCTTCGGTTTGCTGGGCTTCTTCGATGTCGGGACCAAAATGGGCCTGCAACGCAGCGACGAAGACTTCGGCCAGACCCTGGGCTACTGGGGCGTCGGCAGCGGTCCATACGTGATGCTGCCATTGCTCGGCCCAAGCACCTTGCGTGATGCGCCTTCCAAGTTCGTCGACGGCTACACCGGCCCGTACCGCTACATCAACGACGTGCCAGTGCGTAACTCGATCTTCGGCCTGAACATCGTCGATACTCGCGCCAGCCTGCTGTCGGCCGAGAAGCTGATCAATGGCGACAAGTACATTTTCATCCGCAATGCGTACCTGCAAAACCGCGAATTCAAGGTCAAGGACGGTCAAGTCGAAGACGATTTCTGA
- a CDS encoding HAD family phosphatase translates to MPPAEALPVAAPNLTAVLFGLSGCLVDFGARTGQPGPPTAAHAEATPGALDSLRSLQRQQIPCAWLDELPPALSHTLAAGLPAWIKSSQHPATINPWPAPNACWQALMALNVERLDGCVLVSGEPRLLQAGLNAGLWTIGLASCGSLCGLAPSEWQALSQKDREHLRGKATVQLFGLGVHSVIDHLGELDTCLADISLRRLKGEKP, encoded by the coding sequence ATGCCGCCTGCCGAAGCCTTGCCTGTCGCCGCGCCAAACCTGACCGCCGTATTATTCGGCCTCAGTGGTTGCCTGGTAGATTTCGGTGCCCGCACGGGTCAACCTGGCCCGCCCACTGCCGCACACGCTGAAGCCACCCCCGGCGCCCTCGACAGCCTGCGCAGCTTGCAGCGCCAACAGATTCCCTGCGCCTGGCTCGATGAACTCCCCCCAGCCCTCAGCCACACCTTGGCCGCTGGCCTGCCGGCATGGATCAAATCCTCGCAACATCCAGCAACAATCAATCCATGGCCGGCACCGAACGCCTGCTGGCAAGCCTTGATGGCGTTAAATGTCGAGCGTCTGGATGGCTGCGTGCTGGTCAGCGGCGAGCCGCGATTGTTGCAGGCCGGGCTGAATGCCGGGTTGTGGACCATTGGCCTGGCGTCCTGCGGTTCGCTGTGCGGGCTGGCGCCGAGCGAATGGCAAGCCTTGAGCCAGAAGGACCGTGAACACCTGCGAGGCAAGGCGACGGTGCAGCTGTTTGGCCTGGGGGTGCATTCGGTGATCGATCACCTCGGGGAGCTCGACACCTGCCTGGCCGACATCAGCCTGCGCCGACTCAAGGGCGAAAAGCCCTGA
- a CDS encoding DUF4404 family protein yields MPARELQEQLNTLREQLEQNPPLSEAERADLHALMEQIELELELETKTQDSNLADGVNLAVERFELDHPAIAGTLRNIVQTLGNIGI; encoded by the coding sequence ATGCCTGCCCGCGAACTGCAAGAACAGCTCAATACTCTGCGCGAGCAATTGGAACAGAATCCGCCGCTTTCCGAAGCCGAGCGCGCCGATCTGCACGCGCTGATGGAACAGATCGAACTTGAGCTTGAACTCGAAACCAAGACCCAGGATTCCAACCTCGCCGACGGCGTAAACCTGGCCGTCGAACGCTTCGAACTCGATCACCCCGCCATTGCCGGTACGTTGCGCAACATCGTGCAAACACTGGGCAATATCGGGATCTGA
- the queF gene encoding NADPH-dependent 7-cyano-7-deazaguanine reductase QueF (Catalyzes the NADPH-dependent reduction of 7-cyano-7-deazaguanine (preQ0) to 7-aminomethyl-7-deazaguanine (preQ1) in queuosine biosynthesis) translates to MHPAAEHSPLGKSSEYIATYTPSLLFPIPRTAKWAELGLTADTLPYKGVDFWNCFELSWLLPSGKPVVAIGEFSIPADSPNIIESKSFKLYLNSLNQTPFADTASLEATLVKDLSAAAGKPVGVRIRSLRDVEAEGVVALPGVCIDDLDISVSNYEHPRPELLRCDDSRIVEEAVHSHLLKSNCPVTSQPDWGSVAVEYRGSALDHASLLEYLVSFRQHSDFHEQCVERIFLDLQRLLKPEKLTVYARYVRRGGLDINPYRSTEDVQLPNHRLVRQ, encoded by the coding sequence ATGCATCCCGCAGCCGAACATTCGCCGCTGGGCAAATCCAGCGAATACATCGCCACCTACACGCCGTCCTTGCTGTTCCCGATCCCACGCACCGCGAAATGGGCTGAACTGGGTCTGACGGCGGACACCCTGCCGTATAAAGGCGTGGACTTCTGGAACTGCTTCGAGCTGTCGTGGCTGTTGCCGTCCGGCAAGCCGGTGGTGGCGATCGGTGAATTCAGCATTCCGGCGGATTCGCCGAACATCATCGAATCCAAGTCGTTCAAGCTGTACCTCAACTCCCTGAACCAGACGCCGTTCGCCGACACTGCGAGCCTTGAAGCGACGCTGGTCAAAGACCTGTCGGCGGCTGCCGGTAAACCGGTTGGCGTGCGCATTCGCAGCCTGCGCGACGTTGAAGCCGAAGGCGTCGTCGCGTTGCCGGGCGTGTGTATCGATGACCTGGACATCAGCGTCAGCAACTACGAGCACCCGCGTCCGGAACTGCTGCGTTGCGATGACTCGCGCATTGTTGAAGAGGCCGTGCACAGCCATTTGCTCAAATCCAATTGCCCGGTCACCAGTCAGCCGGACTGGGGCAGCGTCGCGGTGGAGTACCGTGGTTCTGCGCTGGATCATGCGAGTTTGCTGGAGTACCTCGTCAGCTTCCGCCAGCACTCGGACTTTCATGAGCAGTGCGTGGAGCGGATCTTTCTCGATTTGCAGCGGTTGTTGAAACCGGAGAAACTGACGGTGTATGCACGGTATGTGCGTCGTGGTGGGTTGGATATCAATCCGTATCGCAGTACTGAAGATGTGCAGTTGCCGAACCATCGTCTGGTCCGCCAATAG